One genomic region from Carcharodon carcharias isolate sCarCar2 chromosome 12, sCarCar2.pri, whole genome shotgun sequence encodes:
- the zgc:172182 gene encoding coiled-coil domain-containing protein 89, with protein MALWKWRNVLQEIDAVEITLEKLRGLSQDDKTEKALLRSRIDEQSQLICILKRRADEFLLRCQTLETINTELENQHKDLKRQLEGQLKESAQLEKRFMDLAFNHKELIKFKDEYKSQNAELRKQNEKLQKENENIFCKALEQKDNKIAKLSNELGKCLKQCKALEQECNQITQNLQRKESELLEKQTSTEKFYLNEVQSLRAKLKDSEDRYNVAELKQKESAEIRNRKETEFEHKLYVLSQEKEELLKLSMQRGKIIQEKQKDIQRLEEKLKLTEKAKKDAEERFQYESTAVNANVKVKELQQQYHKSQQVYADLEREFEAFKKHSNDLLTKEKELNAKLRHLID; from the exons ATGGCACTCTGGAAGTGGAGGAACGTTCTACAG GAAATTGATGCAGTGGAAATTACCCTCGAGAAACTACGTGGACTCTCCCAAGATGACAAAACAGAAAAAGCCTTATTACGATCTAGAATAGATGAACAGTCGCAGCTCATCTGCATCCTCAAACGACGAGCAGATGAATTCTTATTGCGTTGCCAAACTTTGGAGACAATTAACACTGAGCTGGAGAACCAGCACAAAGACCTCAAGCGACAATTAGAGGGCCAACTAAAGGAGTCAGCTCAGCTCGAGAAGCGATTCATGGACCTGGCATTCAACCACAAAGAACTCATCAAATTCAAGGATGAATACAAGAGTCAGAATGCAGAGCTCAGAAAGCAAAATGAAAAGCTCcagaaagagaatgaaaataTTTTCTGTAAAGCACTGGAACAGAAGGACAACAAAATAGCCAAGCTCTCCAATGAGTTGGGAAAATGTTTAAAGCAATGCAAGGCACTGGAACAGGAATGCAA TCAAATAACACAGAATTTACAGAGAAAAGAAAGTGAGCTTTTAGAGAAACAAACAAGCACAGAGAAGTTTTATCTTAATGAAGTGCAATCATTAAGGGCAAAGCTGAAAGATTCAGAAGATCGATATAATG TGGCTGAACTGAAGCAGAAAGAATCTGCAGAAATCAGAAATCGCAAAGAAACAGAATTTGAACACAAATTGTATGTGCTGTCCCAAGAGAAGGAAGAACTTCTGAAACTTTCCATGCAGCGAGGGAAAATTATACAG GAAAAACAAAAGGATATTCAACGACTTGAGGAGAAGTTAAAATTAACAGAAAAAGCAAAAAAAGATGCAGAAGAAAG GTTTCAATATGAATCTACAGCAGTAAATGCAAATGTCAAAGTCAAGGAATTACAGCAGCAGTATCACAAATCTCAACAGGTTTATGCTGACTTGGAAAGG GAATTTGAAGCTTTCAAAAAGCATAGCAATGATCTGCTAACAAAAGAGAAGGAACTGAATGCCAAACTCCGTCATCTGATTGACTGA